Proteins co-encoded in one Gossypium arboreum isolate Shixiya-1 chromosome 11, ASM2569848v2, whole genome shotgun sequence genomic window:
- the LOC108465035 gene encoding uncharacterized protein LOC108465035, translating into MGLNRSRLRSSAPFHSKPLFRRHLQSMKTRKIFGVSLSILLINLAAIMERADENLLPSVYKEVSEAFNAGPSDLGYLTFIRNFVQGLASPLAGVLVINYDRPTVLAIGTMCWALSTAAVSGSQQFHQVAMWRAVNGFGLAIVIPALQSFIADSYMDGVRGAGFGLLSLVGTLGGIGGGVVATVMAGQQFWGTPGWRCAFILMATLSSFIGLLVFLFVVDPRKTVSVNHDARINLERDELVEKGNGRVSSVWSESWMATKAVIRIPTFQIIVLQGIIGSLPWTAMVFFTMWFELIGFDHNSTAALLSLFAIGCAMGSFLGGVIADRLSQIYPHSGRIICAQFSAFMGIPFSLFLLKVIPQSVSSYYTFAVTLFMMGLTISWNATAANGPMFAEVVPSKHRTMIYAFDRAFEGSFSSFAAPLVGILSEKMFGYDSKSIDPINGSPREAFALSRGLLSMMAIPFGLCCLCYTPLYKLFRRDRENVRLAAVKEEEMI; encoded by the exons ATGGGCTTAAATCGAAGCCGTTTAAGATCTTCTGCTCCGTTTCACTCCAAGCCTTTGTTTCGTAGACATCTTCAATCCATGAA AACTAGAAAGATTTTCGGCGTTTCACTTTCTATCCTCCTTATAAACTTGGCTGCCATTATGGAACGTGCTGATGAAAACCTCCTTCCATCTGTCTACAAAGAAGTTAGTGAAGCTTTCAATGCTGGGCCATCTGATCTTGGGTATCTCACCTTCATAAGGAACTTTGTGCAGGGCCTGGCATCTCCCTTGGCTGGCGTACTCGTAATTAACTATGATCGCCCTACGGTTCTCGCTATAGGTACGATGTGCTGGGCCTTATCGACTGCTGCAGTGAGTGGAAGCCAACAGTTTCATCAGGTTGCAATGTGGAGAGCAGTTAATGGCTTTGGACTGGCAATTGTAATACCAGCACTTCAGTCTTTTATTGCTGATAGTTACATGGATGGTGTGAGAGGGGCTGGATTTGGGCTGCTAAGCCTTGTTGGCACCTTGGGCGGCATCGGTGGTGGTGTTGTTGCTACCGTAATGGCTGGTCAGCAGTTCTGGGGTACGCCTGGATGGCGTTGTGCCTTCATTTTGATGGCAACGTTAAGTTCATTCATAGGACTCCTTGTGTTCCTATTTGTTGTTGATCCTAGGAAAACAGTTAGTGTCAATCATGATGCCAGAATTAATTTAGAAAG GGATGAGTTGGTAGAAAAAGGGAATGGTCGTGTCTCGTCTGTTTGGTCCGAGTCCTGGATGGCTACGAAAGCTGTTATTAGAATTCCAACTTTTCAGATAATTGTCTTGCAGGGAATTATTGGTTCACTACCATGGACTGCCATGGTGTTCTTTACCATGTGGTTTGAACTaattg GTTTTGATCATAATTCTACAGCAGCACTTTTAAGTCTTTTTGCCATCGGATGTGCTATGGGATCCTTTCTTGGTGGGGTAATAGCAGATAGATTGTCACAAATTTACCCCCATTCTGGGCGTATTATATGTGCACAATTCAGTGCCTTTATGGGCATACCATTCTCATTGTTCCTTCTTAAAGTGATCCCACAATCAGTGAGCAGTTATTACACCTTTGCTGTAACCCTGTTTATGATGGGCTTAACCATCAGTTGGAATGCCACGGCTGCAAATGGTCCTATGTTTGCCGAAGTCGTCCCTTCTAAACATAGGACCATGATCTATGCATTCGACCGTGCTTTTGAAGGATCGTTTTCATCTTTCGCAGCTCCCTTGGTAGGTATCCTATCAGAGAAAATGTTTGGTTATGATTCAAAATCTATCGATCCGATCAATGGTTCTCCACGCGAGGCATTTGCTTTGTCCAGAGGGCTACTATCAATGATGGCAATTCCATTTGGTTTGTGTTGTTTGTGTTACACGCCGTTGTACAAACTCTTCAGGCGAGACCGTGAAAATGTTAGATTGGCGGCTGTGAAAGAGGAAGAGATGATTTGA
- the LOC108465036 gene encoding NEDD8-conjugating enzyme Ubc12-like yields the protein MIRLFKVKEKQRELAENANGGAPTKKQSPGELRLHKDISELNLPKSCAITFPNGKDNLMNFEVSIRPDEGYYFGGTFLFSFQVSPVYPHEAPKVKCKTKVYHPNIDLEGNVCLNILREDWKPVLNINTIIYGLYHLFTEPNYEDPLNHEAAVVLRDNPKMFESNVRRAMSGGYVGQTFFPRCV from the exons ATGATTCGGCTGTTTAAAGTAAAGGAAAAGCAGAGAGAACTTGCTGAAAATGCAAATGGGGGAGCTCCTACTAAAAAGCAAAGTCCAGGAGAGTTGCGTTTGCACAAAG ATATTTCTGAGCTTAACCTACCCAAATCTTGTGCTATAACATTTCCAAATGGAAAGGATAACCTGATGAATTTTGAGGTTTCAATTCGACCCGATGAAGGATATTATTT CGGTGGCACATTTTTATTCTCCTTTCAAGTTTCTCCCGTCTATCCACATGAGGCACCCAAAGTTAAGTGCAAGACCAAG GTCTACCATCCAAATATTGATTTGGAAGGAAATGTTTGCCTTAACATCTTACGTGAAGATTGGAAACCGGTGCTCAATATAAACACTATAATCTATGGTTTATATCATCTTTTCACG GAACCGAATTATGAGGATCCCCTCAATCATGAAGCTGCTGTAGTGTTGAGGGATAATCCAAAGATGTTTGAATCCAATGTGAGGAGGGCTATGTCTGGCGGGTATGTTGGGCAAACCTTTTTCCCACGGTGTGTCTAG